From a single Desulfovibrio sp. ZJ209 genomic region:
- the tsaE gene encoding tRNA (adenosine(37)-N6)-threonylcarbamoyltransferase complex ATPase subunit type 1 TsaE — translation MARVRLKNLEDTGRFGRLLGELLPASGVRALLLRGRLGSGKTTLTAALVRALPGGDEAEVSSPSFTLCNIYPTTPALVHCDLYRSPGHAPEELADALDAGDALAVVEWADSLDASLLPEDFLDISFKMEDDARLLLLKGAGPRGEALATALARAMA, via the coding sequence ATGGCCCGCGTGAGGCTGAAAAATCTTGAGGATACCGGGCGCTTCGGGCGCCTGCTCGGGGAGCTTCTGCCCGCCTCCGGCGTGCGCGCGCTCCTCCTGCGCGGGAGGCTCGGCAGCGGCAAGACCACGCTCACGGCCGCGCTCGTGCGCGCGCTCCCGGGCGGGGACGAGGCCGAGGTCTCAAGCCCCTCCTTCACGCTCTGCAATATCTACCCCACCACGCCCGCCCTTGTGCACTGCGATCTCTACCGCTCGCCAGGGCACGCGCCGGAGGAGCTCGCGGACGCCCTTGACGCCGGGGACGCGCTCGCGGTGGTGGAATGGGCCGACAGCCTTGACGCCAGCCTGCTCCCCGAGGATTTTCTGGACATCTCCTTCAAGATGGAGGATGATGCGAGGCTCCTGCTCCTCAAAGGTGCCGGCCCCCGCGGCGAAGCCCTTGCCACCGCGCTGGCAAGGGCCATGGCCTGA
- a CDS encoding aspartate kinase produces the protein MKILVQKFGGTSVATLESMKMVRGKVLDGLARGNKVIAVLSARAGETNRLLALADEWSPAPDRAECDVLVSTGEQVSVSLFTMLLKDAGVSARSLLGWQVPITTDDDFGRARIIAINSEELRRLFGHYDVLVVAGFQGVTADGRITTLGRGGSDTSAVALAAALDSADCEIYTDVDGVYTTDPNICSAARKMERVAYDEMLEMASMGAKVLHIRSVEFAKKYKVPVHVRSTFTDDPGTLVTQEDSSMEAVLVSGIAYDKDQARVTLRDVPDVPGMAAAVFGPLSERGVLVDMIVQNTSLDGHTDMTFTITRKDLPQTLEIMDEVARKIGASEVLHDVSVAKVSAIGVGMRNHSGVAARAFAALTQEGINILMISTSEIKITILIQEKYVELAVRILHDTFGLDWDLG, from the coding sequence ATGAAGATTCTGGTGCAAAAGTTCGGCGGCACTTCGGTGGCGACGCTGGAGAGCATGAAGATGGTGCGCGGCAAGGTGCTGGACGGCCTCGCGCGCGGCAACAAGGTCATCGCCGTGCTCTCGGCGCGCGCCGGCGAGACCAACCGCCTCCTGGCGCTGGCCGACGAGTGGTCGCCCGCGCCGGACAGGGCGGAATGCGACGTGCTTGTCTCCACCGGCGAGCAGGTGTCCGTCAGTCTCTTCACCATGCTGCTCAAGGATGCGGGCGTAAGCGCCCGTTCGCTTTTGGGCTGGCAGGTGCCCATCACCACGGACGACGATTTCGGGCGCGCGCGCATCATCGCCATCAACAGCGAGGAATTGCGGCGCCTTTTCGGGCACTACGACGTGCTGGTGGTGGCCGGCTTCCAGGGCGTGACCGCCGACGGCCGCATCACCACCCTCGGGCGCGGCGGCTCGGACACTTCGGCCGTGGCGCTCGCCGCGGCGCTGGATTCCGCGGACTGTGAGATTTATACCGACGTCGACGGCGTCTACACCACCGACCCCAATATCTGCTCAGCCGCGCGCAAGATGGAGCGCGTGGCCTATGACGAAATGCTGGAAATGGCGAGCATGGGCGCCAAGGTGCTCCACATCCGTTCCGTGGAGTTCGCCAAGAAGTACAAGGTGCCCGTGCATGTGCGCTCCACATTCACCGACGACCCCGGCACTCTCGTCACCCAGGAGGATTCCAGCATGGAAGCGGTTCTTGTTTCCGGCATCGCATATGACAAGGACCAGGCCCGCGTGACCCTGCGCGACGTGCCCGACGTGCCCGGCATGGCCGCGGCCGTTTTCGGCCCGCTCTCGGAACGGGGCGTGCTCGTGGACATGATCGTCCAGAACACGAGCCTGGACGGCCACACGGACATGACCTTCACCATCACCCGCAAGGACCTGCCCCAGACGCTGGAGATCATGGACGAGGTGGCGCGCAAGATCGGCGCCTCGGAAGTGCTGCACGACGTGAGCGTGGCCAAGGTCTCGGCCATCGGCGTGGGCATGCGCAACCATTCGGGCGTGGCCGCCCGCGCCTTCGCCGCGCTGACCCAGGAGGGCATCAACATCCTCATGATCAGCACGTCGGAAATCAAGATCACCATCCTCATCCAGGAGAAGTATGTGGAGCTCGCCGTGCGCATCCTCCACGACACCTTCGGCCTGGACTGGGACCTCGGCTAG
- a CDS encoding long-chain fatty acid--CoA ligase, whose product MDTDVLRPWLAHYEDFVPHEVKPWDRPLYAMLDDAAEAYPKRLAVIFQNTRITYRALREKAERFAGALRRMGVRPGERVAIMLPNLPQTIIAFWGALKAGAVAVMTNPLYMEKELVQNLTDAGASHMILLDLLWPRVAALRGRLPIRNFIVTGIADALSFPLDLLYRLKERRNRPDVPRNDSAVHFWRSFTRGAERHSEPVASPKDDLVLLQYTGGTTGISKGVELTHANIGTNCRQVLDIINIKAREHQTFISLLPFFHVYGLTIALIIPVYIAATVLPLPRYVPQDVLKLIAKYRPSVFPGAPSIYMSLLQQKDLARYNLHSIRICVSGSAPLPRDVFLRFQEVTGASILEGYGLTEASPITHCNPLGKEGQRANSIGMPIPGTDARIVDMEAGGLSLPPGKLGEMVVRGPQVMKGYWKRPDETANALRNGWLYTGDLATMDEDGYFYIVDRKKDMVIVGGYNVYPREVDEVLLANPKIADAVTVGISDGMRGETLKAYVVPEPGEALTKADVVSWCRARLASYKVPRLVEFREELPKTIVGKVLRRALREEEEARRGKGRAEAAGSDGADADGAPARAEAPAQQDTAPKKQA is encoded by the coding sequence ATGGACACCGATGTTTTGCGGCCGTGGCTCGCCCATTATGAGGATTTCGTGCCCCACGAGGTCAAGCCCTGGGACAGGCCCCTCTACGCCATGCTCGACGACGCGGCCGAGGCCTATCCCAAGAGGCTCGCCGTCATCTTCCAGAACACGCGCATCACCTACCGGGCGCTGCGGGAAAAGGCCGAGCGCTTCGCCGGCGCCCTCAGGCGCATGGGCGTGCGCCCGGGCGAGCGCGTGGCCATCATGCTGCCCAACCTGCCGCAGACCATCATCGCATTCTGGGGCGCGCTCAAGGCCGGGGCCGTGGCCGTGATGACCAATCCGCTCTACATGGAGAAGGAGCTCGTCCAGAACCTCACGGACGCCGGCGCCAGCCACATGATCCTGCTGGACCTGCTCTGGCCGCGCGTGGCCGCCCTGCGCGGGCGCCTGCCCATCCGCAACTTCATCGTCACCGGCATCGCGGACGCGCTCTCCTTCCCGCTGGACCTGCTCTACCGCCTGAAAGAGCGCCGCAACCGGCCCGACGTGCCCCGCAACGACAGCGCGGTGCATTTCTGGAGATCGTTCACGCGGGGGGCCGAGCGCCATTCCGAGCCCGTGGCCTCGCCCAAGGACGATCTTGTGCTGCTCCAGTACACAGGGGGCACCACGGGCATCTCCAAGGGCGTGGAGCTCACGCACGCCAATATCGGCACCAATTGCCGGCAGGTGCTGGACATCATCAATATCAAGGCGAGGGAGCACCAGACCTTCATCTCGCTCCTGCCTTTCTTTCATGTTTACGGGCTCACCATCGCACTCATCATCCCGGTCTATATCGCGGCCACGGTGCTGCCGCTGCCGCGCTATGTGCCGCAGGACGTGCTCAAGCTCATCGCGAAATACCGGCCCTCGGTCTTTCCCGGCGCGCCCTCCATCTACATGTCCCTGCTCCAGCAGAAGGATCTCGCCCGCTACAACCTGCACAGCATCCGCATCTGCGTTTCCGGCTCGGCGCCGCTGCCGCGTGATGTGTTCCTGCGCTTCCAGGAGGTGACGGGCGCGTCCATCCTCGAGGGCTACGGGCTCACCGAGGCCTCGCCCATCACCCACTGCAACCCGCTCGGAAAGGAGGGGCAGCGCGCCAATTCCATCGGCATGCCCATCCCGGGTACGGACGCGCGCATTGTGGACATGGAGGCCGGCGGCCTTTCGCTGCCCCCCGGCAAGCTCGGCGAGATGGTGGTGCGGGGCCCGCAGGTGATGAAGGGCTACTGGAAGCGGCCGGACGAAACGGCCAACGCGCTGCGCAACGGCTGGCTCTATACCGGCGACCTCGCCACCATGGACGAGGACGGCTACTTCTATATCGTGGACCGCAAGAAGGACATGGTCATCGTGGGCGGCTACAATGTCTACCCGCGCGAGGTGGACGAGGTGCTGCTGGCGAACCCGAAGATCGCCGACGCCGTGACCGTGGGCATCAGCGACGGCATGCGCGGCGAGACCCTCAAGGCCTATGTGGTGCCCGAGCCCGGGGAGGCGCTCACCAAGGCCGATGTGGTGTCATGGTGCCGCGCGCGGCTCGCGTCCTACAAGGTGCCGCGCCTCGTGGAATTCCGGGAGGAGCTGCCCAAGACCATCGTGGGCAAGGTGCTCAGGCGCGCATTGCGCGAAGAGGAAGAGGCCAGGCGCGGGAAGGGCCGTGCGGAGGCGGCAGGCAGCGACGGGGCCGATGCGGACGGCGCGCCCGCGCGGGCTGAAGCCCCGGCGCAGCAGGACACCGCGCCGAAAAAACAGGCCTGA
- the ispD gene encoding 2-C-methyl-D-erythritol 4-phosphate cytidylyltransferase: MASIAPSPPAPRNFGEELPWAVLLAAGSGRRLAAALDGRPKQFLLFEGVPLYWRPAQVFAHSGAVGGIVLVFPEAALEVEARRLDALGAADDLGIPWLAVAGGPQRQDSVRLGLAAVPRHVRQVLVHDAARPFVSAALVRRICAALAGGAPAVIPGLPVTDTIKVVDADEPELAVGTPPRALLRAVQTPQGFDAALLREAHERARADAPATDDAALMEALGVPVRIIPGEAENVKITNPEDLALLRGDAPASLPCNGLGYDVHRYGGGRPLRLGGVEIPGAPGVFAHSDGDVLLHALMDAILGCASLGDIGQHFPDSDPALDGISSALLLDRVLELAAGAGIRLCHVDLTVVAQKPRLAPWREEIRNTVASLLGLARHEVNLKATTEEGLGFTGRVEGIKAWALVSGLRPAKD, translated from the coding sequence ATGGCTTCAATCGCGCCTTCCCCTCCGGCGCCCCGTAACTTCGGGGAGGAACTTCCCTGGGCCGTCCTGCTCGCGGCCGGCAGCGGCAGGCGCCTCGCGGCGGCGCTGGATGGGCGCCCCAAGCAGTTCCTCCTCTTTGAGGGGGTGCCCCTCTACTGGCGCCCGGCGCAGGTGTTCGCCCACAGCGGGGCCGTGGGCGGCATCGTGCTCGTTTTTCCCGAGGCCGCTCTTGAGGTCGAAGCGCGCCGCCTGGACGCCCTCGGCGCCGCCGATGACCTTGGCATCCCGTGGCTCGCCGTGGCCGGGGGCCCCCAAAGGCAGGATTCCGTGCGCCTCGGGCTCGCCGCGGTGCCGCGTCATGTGCGTCAGGTGCTCGTCCACGATGCCGCGCGGCCCTTCGTGAGCGCGGCCCTCGTGCGCCGCATCTGCGCCGCGCTTGCCGGGGGCGCCCCGGCCGTCATCCCCGGCCTCCCCGTCACCGACACCATCAAAGTGGTGGATGCCGACGAGCCGGAACTGGCCGTTGGCACGCCGCCGCGCGCCCTCCTGCGCGCCGTGCAGACGCCGCAGGGCTTTGACGCCGCCCTCCTGCGCGAGGCGCACGAGCGCGCCCGGGCCGACGCGCCGGCCACCGATGACGCGGCCCTCATGGAAGCCCTGGGCGTGCCCGTGCGCATCATCCCCGGAGAGGCGGAAAACGTGAAAATCACCAACCCCGAAGACCTGGCCCTGTTGCGCGGGGATGCGCCCGCGTCCCTCCCCTGCAACGGCCTGGGCTACGATGTGCACCGCTACGGCGGCGGGCGGCCGCTCAGGCTGGGCGGCGTGGAGATACCCGGGGCGCCCGGCGTGTTCGCCCATTCGGACGGCGACGTGCTCCTGCATGCGCTCATGGACGCCATCCTCGGCTGCGCTTCCCTCGGTGACATCGGCCAGCATTTCCCGGACAGCGACCCGGCCCTTGACGGCATTTCCTCGGCCCTCCTGCTCGACCGCGTGCTGGAGCTCGCCGCGGGCGCCGGCATACGCCTCTGCCATGTGGACCTCACCGTGGTGGCGCAAAAGCCGCGCCTGGCGCCGTGGCGCGAGGAGATCCGCAATACTGTGGCCTCCCTGCTGGGGCTCGCACGGCATGAGGTCAATCTCAAGGCCACCACCGAGGAGGGGCTGGGCTTCACCGGCCGCGTGGAAGGCATCAAGGCCTGGGCCCTCGTGAGCGGCCTGCGCCCCGCGAAGGATTGA
- a CDS encoding C4-type zinc ribbon domain-containing protein encodes MSDAVYLDQIQQLVELQKVDDEIFAVRQELDAAPRQLEELEKRFSAVEARRARILDKLSHLQEQKKRLSLEIDDDSARIKKSKNKLMQVENTREYHAMMREMDSMEKINRTREEEKLTLLEELQIQEGALADCDQEHGALKAELDAARAGLDARLAQAREQLEKLSKKRETVGKAIPRPVFMRYEFIRKRLEHPVIVAVREGVCSGCNIAVPPQAFIDLQRGQQIQSCPNCQRLIFWCEHFEEAKPKEAAPAEAAVEVAEAEAPEEAPAE; translated from the coding sequence ATGAGCGATGCCGTGTATCTGGACCAGATCCAACAACTTGTCGAACTCCAGAAGGTGGACGACGAAATCTTTGCCGTGCGCCAAGAGCTCGATGCCGCGCCCCGGCAACTGGAAGAGCTCGAAAAGCGCTTTTCCGCCGTGGAGGCGCGCCGGGCGCGCATCCTGGACAAGCTCTCCCACCTGCAGGAGCAGAAAAAGCGTCTCTCCCTCGAGATCGACGACGATTCCGCCCGCATCAAGAAGAGCAAGAACAAGCTCATGCAGGTGGAAAATACGCGCGAATACCATGCCATGATGCGCGAAATGGACAGCATGGAGAAGATCAACCGCACCCGCGAGGAGGAAAAACTCACCCTCCTCGAGGAATTGCAGATCCAGGAGGGCGCCCTCGCGGACTGCGACCAGGAGCACGGCGCGCTGAAGGCCGAGCTCGACGCCGCCCGCGCCGGCCTTGACGCGCGCCTCGCGCAGGCCCGGGAACAACTCGAGAAGCTGAGCAAGAAGCGCGAGACCGTGGGCAAGGCCATCCCGCGCCCGGTCTTCATGCGCTACGAGTTCATCCGCAAGCGCCTGGAGCACCCGGTCATCGTGGCCGTGCGCGAGGGCGTGTGCTCGGGCTGCAATATCGCCGTGCCGCCGCAGGCCTTCATCGATCTCCAGCGCGGCCAGCAGATCCAGAGCTGCCCCAATTGCCAGCGCCTTATCTTCTGGTGCGAGCATTTCGAGGAGGCCAAGCCCAAGGAAGCCGCACCGGCCGAGGCCGCCGTTGAGGTGGCTGAAGCGGAGGCGCCGGAAGAGGCCCCGGCCGAATAG
- a CDS encoding Nif3-like dinuclear metal center hexameric protein, whose protein sequence is MQLAELIAGIERIARPEFAASWDKSGLQVASARTGVARLAVCLDPTPDSVRRALAARADCILSHHPLLLSPDLPRRQDAYWEVLRLLLGADVPLYAAHTTLDVNAAGPAAWLADELDLRNRAVLEPVAPAPAPGRLPFGYGLAGDLPKPMAFEEFNAQLSRLLEFQGGTACGPVPERVERVAYCTGSGSSLWREARDAGARLFITGDVKYHTALEARIGILDVGHHSLEEEMMRRMGLLVAAMFAGLEVIFVASASPLRPRCAAGDAAPAL, encoded by the coding sequence ATGCAACTTGCCGAACTTATCGCGGGCATAGAGCGCATCGCCAGGCCGGAGTTCGCCGCCTCGTGGGACAAATCGGGCCTGCAGGTGGCCTCCGCGCGCACCGGGGTCGCGAGGCTCGCCGTCTGCCTCGACCCGACGCCGGATTCCGTGCGCCGCGCGCTTGCGGCCCGCGCGGACTGCATCCTGAGCCACCATCCGCTCTTGCTTTCGCCCGATTTGCCGCGCCGGCAGGACGCCTATTGGGAGGTCTTGCGCCTTCTCCTCGGGGCCGATGTGCCGCTCTATGCCGCGCACACCACCCTCGATGTCAACGCTGCGGGGCCGGCCGCGTGGCTTGCTGACGAGCTCGACCTGCGCAATCGCGCCGTCCTCGAGCCGGTGGCCCCCGCGCCGGCGCCCGGCAGGCTGCCCTTCGGCTACGGGCTTGCCGGCGATTTGCCGAAGCCCATGGCCTTCGAGGAGTTCAACGCCCAGTTGTCGCGCCTCCTGGAATTTCAGGGCGGCACGGCGTGCGGCCCGGTGCCTGAGCGCGTGGAGCGCGTGGCCTATTGCACGGGCTCGGGCTCGTCGCTCTGGCGCGAGGCGCGGGACGCCGGCGCCCGGCTTTTCATTACCGGCGACGTCAAGTACCATACCGCGCTGGAGGCCCGCATCGGCATCCTTGATGTGGGCCACCACAGCCTTGAAGAAGAAATGATGCGCCGCATGGGCCTCTTGGTCGCGGCCATGTTTGCCGGGCTGGAGGTCATCTTCGTGGCCTCGGCCTCCCCCCTGCGCCCGCGTTGCGCCGCGGGGGACGCGGCCCCGGCTTTGTGA
- a CDS encoding phosphoribosylformylglycinamidine synthase subunit PurQ, translating to MAPVNTLVITGYGTNSHLETAHTARLAGSDRADVVHFSDLISGECRLTDYNFLIFPGGFLDGDDLGAAQTAAMRWRCLRDAGGKPLLRSLEEFLDAGGLVLGICNGFQLLVKLGVLPALDGARFERQASLGHNDSARFEDRWVHLLPNPESPCVFTRGLSLLAMPVRHGEGKLVCRDEATLARLEAENLIALQYADPEGRPTQEYPWNPNGSPLAIAGLTDPTGHVLGLMPHPEAFHHVTNHPGWTRGELDPPGTLLFANAVRYLRAQEA from the coding sequence ATGGCGCCCGTCAATACCCTGGTCATCACCGGCTACGGCACCAATTCCCATCTGGAGACCGCGCATACCGCGCGGCTTGCCGGCTCTGACCGGGCGGACGTGGTGCATTTCTCCGACCTCATTTCCGGGGAGTGCCGCCTCACGGACTATAATTTCCTTATCTTCCCCGGCGGCTTCCTGGACGGCGACGACCTCGGCGCCGCGCAGACGGCCGCCATGCGCTGGCGCTGTCTTCGCGACGCCGGCGGCAAGCCCCTGCTCAGGAGCCTTGAGGAATTCCTGGACGCCGGGGGCCTCGTGCTCGGCATCTGCAACGGCTTCCAGCTGCTCGTCAAGCTCGGCGTTTTGCCGGCGCTGGACGGCGCGCGCTTCGAGCGGCAGGCCTCGCTCGGGCACAATGATTCCGCGCGTTTTGAAGACCGCTGGGTGCATCTTTTGCCCAACCCGGAAAGCCCCTGCGTGTTCACGCGCGGGCTTTCGCTGCTCGCCATGCCCGTGCGCCACGGCGAGGGCAAGCTCGTCTGCCGCGACGAGGCCACCCTTGCGCGGCTTGAGGCCGAAAACCTCATCGCCCTGCAATATGCCGACCCCGAGGGCCGGCCCACGCAGGAATATCCGTGGAATCCCAACGGCTCGCCGCTCGCCATCGCGGGCCTCACCGACCCCACGGGCCATGTGCTCGGGCTCATGCCGCATCCCGAAGCCTTCCACCACGTCACCAACCATCCCGGCTGGACGCGCGGCGAGCTCGACCCGCCGGGGACCCTGCTTTTCGCCAACGCCGTGCGCTATTTGCGGGCGCAAGAGGCCTGA
- the rpsT gene encoding 30S ribosomal protein S20 produces MANHKSAIKRHKQSLKRAARNRAQRTRVKNAVKDVRAAIQGNDKSLAQKQLSEASSVLAKAAGKGAVHWKKAARKISRLARAVNALAAE; encoded by the coding sequence GTGGCCAATCATAAATCCGCCATCAAGCGGCACAAGCAGAGCCTCAAGCGGGCCGCCCGCAACCGCGCCCAGCGCACCCGCGTCAAGAACGCCGTCAAGGATGTGCGCGCCGCCATTCAGGGCAACGACAAGAGCCTCGCGCAAAAGCAGCTGAGCGAAGCCTCCTCCGTGCTCGCCAAGGCGGCCGGCAAGGGCGCCGTGCACTGGAAGAAGGCCGCCCGCAAGATCTCCCGCCTCGCCCGGGCCGTCAACGCGCTCGCGGCGGAGTAG
- the glyS gene encoding glycine--tRNA ligase subunit beta, producing the protein MATFVLEIGSEELPARFLPGEEAELAARMSAALDKAGLAYGNVRVMSTPRRAVVMVEELDPVQREREEVIVGPPARVAYGPDGAPTRALESFARANGVDAAEIFRTKTDKGEYVAVKKRSGGAAASALLAEICPELIQGLPFAKRMRWGAHSLAYARPLRWVLALLDGEVVPFKVGHLESGRETWGHRVHGEGPHKVPAAADYLAVAEQAGGIVVDPAKRRQTIIEGGNAQAAAMGGTVVWKEGLLDEVQGLVEHPVPLLADFDPAYLEVPAEVLLTSMESHQKSFGIRRADGALLPHFLTVLNLAPRDMATVKRGWERVLRARLEDARFFWRADSRESFDTWLEKLDHVIFIGPLGSMGDKTRRLEALCRWLAGRVPGADPALAARAGRLSKADLVSGMVGEFDTLQGIMGGIYAANKGEAPQVAEALKEQYLPAGPDTPVPQSLTGALLSIADKADTLAGCFGLNMIPTGAADPNGLRRCALGIIRILLAFDLHLDVRSLFAEARKLYGERRWKLAPEVALDKLMEFFRGRLRQYFVSRGDDTVLVDAALGAGVDDVPACAARLAALSAFVREAENEGALLAFKRVDNILRKQGAKEDIPGEWDAALLREPAEQALAGALAQALPKADALLATGDMAGALRELAALRPAVDGFFDGVMVMAEDAALRRNRLALLRALGARVARVADISALQI; encoded by the coding sequence ATGGCGACCTTTGTGCTGGAGATCGGCAGCGAGGAGCTGCCCGCCCGTTTCCTGCCCGGCGAGGAGGCCGAGCTGGCCGCCCGCATGTCGGCCGCGCTCGACAAGGCCGGCCTCGCGTACGGGAATGTGCGCGTCATGAGCACGCCCCGGCGCGCCGTGGTCATGGTGGAAGAGCTCGACCCGGTGCAGCGGGAGCGGGAGGAAGTCATCGTCGGGCCGCCCGCGCGCGTGGCCTACGGTCCGGACGGCGCGCCCACAAGGGCGCTGGAGAGCTTCGCCCGCGCCAACGGGGTTGATGCGGCGGAAATCTTCCGCACAAAGACCGATAAGGGCGAATATGTGGCGGTGAAGAAGCGTAGCGGCGGCGCCGCGGCAAGCGCGCTGCTTGCCGAGATTTGCCCGGAGCTCATTCAGGGGCTCCCCTTTGCCAAGCGCATGCGCTGGGGCGCCCATTCGCTCGCCTATGCCCGGCCCCTGCGCTGGGTGCTCGCCCTGCTCGACGGCGAGGTGGTGCCCTTCAAGGTGGGCCATCTCGAGTCCGGCCGGGAGACCTGGGGCCACCGCGTCCACGGCGAGGGCCCGCACAAGGTGCCCGCGGCGGCCGACTATCTGGCCGTGGCCGAACAGGCCGGCGGCATCGTGGTCGACCCGGCGAAGCGGCGGCAAACCATCATCGAGGGCGGCAATGCCCAGGCGGCCGCCATGGGCGGCACCGTGGTCTGGAAGGAGGGCCTGCTCGACGAGGTGCAGGGCCTCGTGGAGCATCCTGTGCCGCTTCTCGCAGATTTTGACCCCGCGTATCTCGAAGTGCCGGCCGAGGTGCTCCTGACGAGCATGGAGAGCCACCAGAAGAGCTTTGGCATCCGCCGGGCGGACGGCGCGCTCTTGCCGCATTTCCTCACCGTGCTCAACCTGGCCCCGCGCGACATGGCGACGGTCAAGCGCGGCTGGGAGCGGGTGCTCAGGGCCCGCCTTGAGGACGCGCGCTTCTTCTGGCGCGCGGATTCGCGCGAGAGCTTCGACACCTGGCTTGAAAAGCTCGACCATGTCATCTTCATCGGGCCCCTCGGCAGCATGGGCGACAAGACGCGCCGCCTCGAGGCCTTGTGCCGCTGGCTCGCCGGGCGCGTGCCCGGCGCCGACCCCGCGCTGGCAGCCCGGGCCGGGCGGCTCTCCAAGGCCGACCTCGTGAGCGGCATGGTGGGCGAGTTCGACACCCTGCAGGGCATCATGGGCGGCATCTACGCGGCCAACAAGGGCGAGGCGCCCCAAGTGGCCGAAGCCCTGAAGGAGCAGTACCTGCCCGCCGGGCCGGACACGCCCGTGCCGCAAAGCCTCACCGGGGCGCTCCTCTCCATCGCCGACAAGGCGGACACGCTGGCCGGCTGCTTCGGCCTCAACATGATCCCCACCGGCGCGGCCGACCCCAACGGGCTCAGGCGCTGCGCCCTCGGCATCATCCGCATTCTCCTGGCCTTCGACCTGCACCTTGATGTGCGCTCGCTCTTCGCCGAGGCGCGCAAGCTCTATGGCGAGCGCCGCTGGAAGCTCGCGCCCGAGGTGGCGCTGGACAAGCTCATGGAGTTTTTCCGCGGGCGCCTGCGGCAGTATTTCGTGAGCCGGGGCGATGACACGGTGCTCGTGGATGCGGCCCTCGGCGCCGGGGTGGACGACGTGCCGGCCTGCGCCGCGCGCCTCGCCGCGCTCTCGGCCTTCGTGCGCGAGGCGGAAAATGAGGGCGCGCTCCTGGCCTTCAAGCGGGTGGATAATATCCTCCGCAAGCAGGGCGCCAAGGAGGACATCCCCGGCGAGTGGGACGCGGCCCTCTTGCGGGAGCCGGCGGAACAGGCCCTTGCCGGTGCGCTTGCGCAGGCGCTCCCCAAGGCGGACGCCCTGCTCGCCACGGGTGATATGGCCGGGGCGCTTCGGGAACTCGCGGCCCTCCGGCCCGCGGTGGACGGCTTTTTTGACGGCGTCATGGTCATGGCGGAGGACGCGGCCCTGCGCCGCAACCGTCTCGCCCTGTTGCGGGCTCTCGGGGCGCGCGTGGCGCGCGTGGCCGACATTTCGGCCCTCCAGATATGA
- the glyQ gene encoding glycine--tRNA ligase subunit alpha, whose amino-acid sequence MYFQDVILTLQRYWAGQGCVIEQPSGVECGAGTFNPSTFLRVLGPEPWKVAYVEPSRRPTDGRYGENPNRLQRYFQFQVILKPSPDNVQELYLQSLAALGIDPAAHDIRFVEDDWESPTLGAWGLGWEVWLNGMEVSQFTYFQQVGGIDLSPVSVELTYGLERLAMYLQGVESVYDLAWNKDVTYGHIYHQNEVEQSRHNFEASNAEMLLRQFNDFEGECKAMLELDLPWPAYDYCLKCSHTFNLLDARGAISITERTGYIGRVRALAAGVAARYAAQRERQGYPLLTEKAGR is encoded by the coding sequence ATGTATTTTCAGGATGTCATCCTCACGCTTCAGCGATACTGGGCGGGGCAGGGCTGCGTCATCGAGCAGCCCTCCGGCGTGGAGTGCGGCGCCGGCACCTTCAACCCGAGCACCTTTTTGCGCGTGCTCGGGCCCGAACCGTGGAAGGTGGCCTATGTGGAACCCTCCCGCCGCCCAACGGACGGCCGCTACGGCGAGAACCCCAACCGCCTCCAGCGCTATTTCCAGTTCCAGGTCATCCTCAAGCCCTCGCCGGACAATGTGCAGGAGCTCTACCTGCAAAGCCTGGCCGCCCTCGGCATCGACCCGGCGGCCCACGACATCCGCTTCGTGGAGGACGATTGGGAGTCGCCCACGCTGGGCGCGTGGGGCCTCGGCTGGGAGGTGTGGCTCAACGGCATGGAGGTGAGCCAGTTCACCTATTTCCAGCAGGTGGGCGGCATCGACCTTTCGCCGGTGAGCGTGGAGCTCACCTACGGCCTCGAGCGCCTCGCCATGTACCTGCAGGGCGTGGAATCCGTCTATGACCTCGCCTGGAACAAGGATGTCACGTACGGCCACATCTACCACCAGAACGAGGTGGAACAGTCGCGCCACAATTTCGAGGCCAGCAATGCGGAGATGCTGCTTCGGCAGTTCAACGATTTCGAGGGCGAATGCAAGGCCATGCTCGAGCTCGACCTGCCCTGGCCGGCCTATGACTATTGCCTGAAGTGCTCCCACACCTTCAACCTCCTTGATGCCCGTGGGGCCATTTCCATCACCGAGCGCACCGGCTATATCGGCCGGGTGCGCGCGCTTGCGGCCGGCGTGGCCGCCCGCTACGCTGCGCAGCGCGAGCGGCAGGGCTATCCCCTGCTCACCGAAAAGGCCGGGAGGTAA